In Agromyces sp. G08B096, a genomic segment contains:
- a CDS encoding GlxA family transcriptional regulator yields the protein MASLAPIVPRRPRRIGFLLFDGVKALDYVGPAEVFVEANQAVGAYEVLLLSPTGDEVTTSLGGRVEVHAAADTIDALDTLVVPGSEQSPSTFARGAVLDAVAGLAARSSRVVSICSGAFVLAALGLLDGRPATTHWKFAADLARRYPAIDVQADRIFVRDGDVATSAGVAAGIDLALALVEDDHGADVARRVAQGLLVYLQRSGGQSQFSTPLRARAPQQSVVRRVTDLMESDPARACTVADLAREVNVSVRHLTRLFREELDTSPAEYLAELRFELARARLEAGSSVARTALEAGFSSAESLRRAFVARLGVSPSQYQRRFRSSVRRDERAPSAVDGPRGALGRAS from the coding sequence ATGGCTTCGCTCGCGCCGATCGTGCCCCGTCGGCCCCGCCGGATCGGCTTCCTGCTCTTCGACGGCGTGAAGGCGCTCGACTACGTCGGCCCCGCCGAGGTCTTCGTCGAAGCCAACCAAGCGGTCGGCGCCTACGAGGTCCTGCTCCTCTCGCCGACGGGCGACGAGGTGACGACCTCGCTCGGCGGCCGCGTCGAGGTGCACGCGGCCGCCGACACGATCGACGCGCTCGACACCCTCGTCGTGCCGGGCAGCGAGCAGTCGCCCTCGACGTTCGCCCGCGGCGCCGTGCTCGACGCCGTCGCCGGCCTCGCGGCACGCAGCAGCCGGGTGGTCTCGATCTGCAGCGGCGCCTTCGTGCTCGCGGCCCTCGGCCTGCTCGACGGGCGTCCCGCGACCACCCATTGGAAGTTCGCCGCCGACCTCGCTCGCCGCTACCCCGCCATCGACGTGCAGGCCGACCGCATCTTCGTCCGCGACGGCGACGTGGCGACCTCGGCGGGCGTCGCCGCGGGCATCGATCTCGCGCTCGCCCTCGTCGAGGACGACCACGGCGCCGACGTCGCTCGACGCGTCGCGCAGGGCCTGCTCGTGTATCTGCAGCGCTCGGGCGGGCAATCGCAGTTCTCCACCCCGCTGCGCGCCCGGGCCCCGCAGCAGAGCGTGGTGCGGCGGGTCACCGACCTGATGGAGTCCGATCCCGCTCGCGCGTGCACCGTCGCCGACCTCGCGCGGGAAGTGAACGTCAGCGTCCGCCACCTCACGCGGCTGTTCCGCGAGGAGCTCGACACGTCGCCGGCCGAGTACCTCGCCGAACTCCGGTTCGAGCTCGCCCGCGCGCGTCTCGAAGCAGGCTCGTCCGTCGCCCGGACGGCGCTCGAGGCGGGCTTCTCCAGCGCGGAATCGCTTCGCCGGGCGTTCGTGGCGCGCCTCGGCGTCTCCCCGTCGCAGTACCAGCGCCGGTTCCGCTCGTCGGTGCGTCGTGACGAGCGCGCGCCGAGCGCCGTCGACGGGCCGCGCGGCGCCCTGGGTCGCGCATCCTGA
- a CDS encoding GyrI-like domain-containing protein produces the protein MSDATEKFDLKRAMPELYAASARAAREFVLVDVPPMRYLAVDGHGDPNRAPAYAEAVEALYSVAYTAKFQSKRELGRDFVVGPLEGLWRADDPAAFVSREKEAWSWTMLIAQPEWIDDDAVAAAITAVRAKAERKREPAPAALDRVRLLHLEEGLSAQILHLGSYDDEGPTLARLHDDWMPRHGLAFNGDHHEIYLGDPRRTAPEKLKTILRQPVRRR, from the coding sequence ATGAGCGACGCGACCGAGAAGTTCGACCTCAAGCGGGCGATGCCCGAGCTGTACGCGGCATCCGCCCGCGCCGCACGCGAGTTCGTGCTCGTCGACGTGCCGCCGATGCGGTACCTCGCCGTCGACGGCCACGGCGACCCGAACCGTGCACCCGCGTACGCGGAGGCGGTCGAGGCGCTGTACTCCGTGGCGTACACGGCCAAGTTCCAGAGCAAGCGCGAGCTCGGCCGCGACTTCGTGGTCGGCCCGCTCGAGGGGCTCTGGCGCGCCGACGACCCGGCGGCGTTCGTGTCGCGCGAGAAGGAGGCGTGGAGCTGGACCATGCTCATCGCCCAGCCCGAGTGGATCGACGACGACGCCGTCGCGGCGGCGATCACGGCCGTGCGGGCGAAGGCCGAGCGGAAGCGCGAGCCCGCGCCCGCCGCGCTCGACCGGGTGCGTCTGCTCCACCTCGAGGAAGGTCTCAGCGCGCAGATCCTGCACCTCGGCTCGTACGACGACGAAGGGCCGACGCTCGCGCGACTGCACGATGACTGGATGCCCCGCCACGGACTCGCCTTCAACGGCGACCACCACGAGATCTACCTCGGCGATCCCCGCCGCACCGCCCCGGAGAAGCTGAAGACCATCCTCAGACAGCCGGTACGTCGGAGGTGA
- the abc-f gene encoding ribosomal protection-like ABC-F family protein: MTRSLHSPSSQLALRAVTKRFAERVVLDRVDVTARPGEHIGVIGDNGSGKSTLLRLVAGELAPDAGEAIVVAPGGLALLDQVLDLPDGSSVHDAIDTAWRDLRALERDLHAAETALAGVDGVPLEGRDLEAALAHYGGLLDRYEARDGYGASARLDAALQALGVGGIARDREWASLSGGERGRVALAATIAANAELLLLDEPTNDLDDTAWDWLLGALRAHRGTVIAITHDRAFLEAFTDAIWEVDRGTVARYGDGYAGYLRAKAAARERQRLAHEAWREELARQRSLLEANAFRLDAIPRRMEKAGFGHGAFRLRGRDHGAMSRIRNAKERLERLTAHPVAPPPEPLAFTPSLRREAMGEDRDAAAPAILELEDVHVVRTSVERLRLGTGDRVLVTGPNGVGKTTLLRAIAGELSPTSGSVSVTGSIGQLRQESAPTAGRTTVLEAFAAGLRTDLDSARERLALLGLFRDAEFGVPVGGLSYGQRRRLELATLVSRPHDLLLLDEPTNHLSPDLVDDLEQALGSFDGAVVLVTHDRRMRERFAGERLHLVPA, translated from the coding sequence ATGACTCGATCACTCCACTCCCCCTCCTCCCAGCTCGCGCTGCGCGCCGTGACGAAACGGTTCGCCGAGCGGGTCGTCCTCGACCGCGTCGACGTGACCGCCCGGCCTGGCGAGCACATCGGCGTCATCGGCGACAACGGCTCGGGCAAGTCGACCCTGCTGCGACTCGTCGCCGGCGAGCTCGCGCCCGACGCCGGCGAGGCGATCGTCGTGGCCCCCGGCGGGCTGGCACTGCTCGACCAGGTGCTCGATCTGCCCGACGGGTCGAGCGTGCACGACGCGATCGACACGGCCTGGCGCGACCTCCGTGCGCTCGAGCGCGACCTGCATGCCGCGGAGACGGCGCTCGCGGGCGTCGACGGCGTCCCGCTCGAGGGACGCGACCTCGAGGCTGCGCTGGCGCACTACGGCGGGCTGCTCGACCGGTACGAGGCTCGCGACGGGTACGGGGCATCCGCCCGGCTCGACGCGGCGCTGCAGGCGCTCGGCGTCGGCGGCATCGCTCGCGACCGCGAGTGGGCGAGCCTCTCCGGCGGCGAACGCGGACGTGTGGCGCTCGCGGCGACCATCGCGGCGAACGCCGAGCTGCTGCTGCTCGACGAGCCGACGAACGATCTCGATGACACCGCGTGGGACTGGCTCCTCGGCGCGCTGCGGGCGCATCGCGGCACGGTCATCGCGATCACCCACGATCGCGCCTTCCTCGAGGCGTTCACCGACGCCATCTGGGAGGTCGATCGGGGAACGGTCGCCCGGTACGGCGACGGCTACGCCGGCTACCTGCGGGCGAAGGCCGCCGCGCGCGAGCGTCAGCGGCTCGCCCACGAGGCGTGGCGCGAGGAGCTCGCCCGGCAGCGGTCGCTGCTCGAGGCGAACGCCTTCCGCCTCGACGCGATCCCGCGGCGGATGGAGAAGGCCGGCTTCGGGCACGGCGCCTTCCGGCTGCGCGGCCGCGACCACGGCGCGATGAGCCGGATCCGGAACGCGAAGGAACGGCTGGAGCGGCTCACCGCGCATCCGGTCGCGCCGCCGCCCGAGCCGCTCGCCTTCACCCCGTCGCTGCGGCGCGAGGCGATGGGCGAAGACCGGGATGCCGCTGCCCCGGCGATCCTCGAGCTCGAGGACGTGCACGTGGTGCGGACGTCGGTCGAGCGGCTCCGGCTCGGGACGGGCGATCGAGTGCTCGTCACGGGTCCGAACGGCGTGGGCAAGACCACCCTGCTGCGCGCCATCGCGGGCGAGCTGTCGCCGACCTCGGGGTCGGTGAGCGTCACCGGGAGCATCGGGCAGCTGCGGCAGGAGTCCGCGCCGACCGCCGGGCGGACGACGGTGCTGGAGGCGTTCGCCGCCGGGCTCAGGACGGATCTCGACAGTGCCCGCGAGCGGCTGGCGCTGCTCGGGCTGTTCCGCGACGCCGAGTTCGGGGTGCCGGTCGGCGGCCTCTCGTACGGGCAGCGCCGGCGGCTCGAGCTGGCAACGCTGGTGAGCCGTCCGCACGATCTGCTGCTGCTCGACGAGCCGACCAATCACCTCTCGCCCGACCTCGTCGACGACCTGGAGCAGGCGCTCGGGTCCTTCGACGGCGCGGTGGTGCTGGTCACCCACGACCGGCGCATGCGCGAACGGTTCGCGGGCGAGCGGCTGCACCTGGTTCCGGCCTGA
- a CDS encoding oxygenase MpaB family protein has product MATTTGATKTPFRVRGRTDRPDAELPPWTRALADGDDEGWFGPGSAVWTVNGALPTLVAGIRALLLQTLHPGAMAGVADWSRYHEDPLGRLDGTIRWVATTTFGDRRAAAEASARVSRLHDRITGTYTDASGVERSYSANDRHLLRWVHDAFTEAFLGAHETWGHAIPGGPDAYVREWAQAGRLMGVEDPPTTRAQLHAELDAFLDESKVDARVRDAVRFIRRPGLPGLTGRLYPILFAGAVASLPPRIRERLGLRRPWWPAITGTRLLLAAGARVLGRVSPSERQARARIARLRADGTAATGAAGPCAGPASPSAGPAR; this is encoded by the coding sequence ATGGCCACGACGACGGGCGCGACGAAGACGCCGTTCCGCGTGCGCGGCCGCACCGACCGGCCCGACGCCGAGCTTCCGCCCTGGACACGTGCGCTGGCTGACGGCGACGACGAGGGGTGGTTCGGGCCCGGCAGCGCGGTCTGGACGGTGAACGGCGCGCTTCCGACGCTCGTCGCCGGCATCCGCGCGCTCCTGCTGCAGACCCTGCACCCGGGCGCCATGGCGGGCGTCGCGGACTGGTCGCGCTACCACGAGGATCCGCTCGGCCGCCTCGACGGCACCATCCGGTGGGTCGCGACGACGACGTTCGGCGACCGGCGCGCGGCCGCGGAGGCATCCGCCCGCGTCTCGCGACTGCACGACCGCATCACCGGCACCTACACGGATGCCTCGGGCGTCGAGCGCTCCTACTCCGCGAACGACCGGCACCTGCTCCGTTGGGTGCACGACGCGTTCACCGAGGCCTTCCTCGGGGCGCACGAGACCTGGGGCCACGCCATCCCGGGCGGACCCGACGCGTACGTCCGCGAGTGGGCGCAGGCCGGGCGGCTCATGGGCGTCGAGGATCCGCCGACGACGCGGGCGCAGCTGCACGCCGAGCTCGACGCGTTCCTCGACGAGTCGAAGGTCGACGCGCGGGTGCGCGACGCCGTGCGATTCATCCGCCGGCCCGGGCTGCCCGGACTCACCGGCCGGCTCTACCCGATCCTCTTCGCGGGCGCCGTGGCCTCGCTGCCGCCGCGCATCCGAGAGCGGCTCGGACTGCGACGCCCCTGGTGGCCGGCGATCACCGGGACGAGGCTGCTGCTTGCGGCGGGCGCCCGCGTCCTCGGGCGGGTCTCGCCGAGCGAGCGGCAGGCGCGGGCGAGGATCGCCCGGCTTCGCGCCGACGGCACGGCCGCGACCGGTGCCGCAGGCCCGTGCGCCGGGCCGGCGAGCCCGTCCGCCGGGCCGGCGCGCTGA
- a CDS encoding XRE family transcriptional regulator — translation MADDPDLAAMLDGVAPRLRALRTRRGLTLAELSELTGISVSTLSRLESGGRRPTLDLLIRLAAAYRASLDDLVGAPQIADPRIHPKPFYRGGRAIIPLTRANPDLHAYKMVLPGHPPDEPVPQRTHEGYDWIYVLSGRVRLALGDRELVLEPGEAAEFDTRTPHGTASASTEPAEILNLLSAQGERVHVRAGDEAG, via the coding sequence GTGGCCGACGACCCCGACCTCGCCGCGATGCTCGACGGCGTCGCGCCGCGCCTGCGCGCCCTCCGCACGAGGCGCGGCCTCACGCTGGCCGAGCTCTCCGAGCTGACCGGCATCTCGGTCAGCACCCTGTCGCGGCTGGAATCCGGCGGCCGGCGCCCGACGCTCGACCTCCTCATCCGGCTGGCCGCCGCCTATCGCGCGAGCCTCGACGACCTCGTCGGTGCGCCGCAGATCGCCGACCCGCGCATCCACCCGAAGCCGTTCTACAGGGGCGGCCGCGCGATCATCCCGCTCACGCGGGCGAACCCCGACCTGCACGCCTACAAGATGGTGCTGCCGGGGCATCCGCCCGACGAGCCGGTACCGCAGCGCACGCACGAGGGTTACGACTGGATCTACGTGCTGAGCGGCCGCGTGCGGCTCGCGCTCGGTGATCGCGAGCTCGTGCTCGAACCCGGCGAGGCGGCCGAGTTTGACACCCGCACGCCGCACGGCACCGCGAGCGCGTCGACCGAGCCCGCCGAGATCCTCAACCTCCTGAGCGCGCAGGGCGAGCGCGTGCACGTCCGCGCGGGCGACGAGGCGGGCTGA
- a CDS encoding NAD(P)/FAD-dependent oxidoreductase, which yields MQQNWDVIIVGGGSAGLSAALMLGRSARRVLVVDEGRPRNRFAGHMHGVIGRDHTSPLDLLAAGRADLARYEGVTIVEGKVAEASHGDDGIEVVLADGARHRGRRLLVATGLTDELSDLPGLAEQWGRGAFVCPYCDGWEQRGRRIVVLAGGPNAAHQAQLMRQLSDEVTVLAQGVVLSPEVRAGLVARGIRVDDRVATSVVADERGELRGLLLDDGAELPADALFIGPAPRPNDAVARLLGAEVAAHPAGGEFLVVDAMGRTSAPGVWAAGNVTDPRSSVPFAMAAGNFAGAAINADLVEEDVRAAVAAA from the coding sequence ATGCAGCAGAACTGGGACGTCATCATCGTCGGCGGCGGCAGCGCGGGGCTCAGCGCCGCCCTCATGCTCGGCCGCTCCGCACGGCGGGTGCTCGTCGTCGACGAAGGCCGGCCGCGCAACCGCTTCGCCGGTCACATGCACGGCGTGATCGGCCGCGACCACACCTCGCCGCTCGACCTGCTCGCCGCCGGCCGTGCCGACCTCGCCAGGTACGAGGGCGTGACGATCGTCGAGGGCAAGGTCGCGGAGGCCTCGCACGGTGACGACGGCATCGAGGTGGTCCTCGCCGACGGCGCCCGGCACCGCGGCCGGCGCCTGCTCGTCGCCACCGGCCTTACCGACGAGCTGTCCGACCTCCCCGGCCTCGCGGAGCAGTGGGGCCGCGGCGCCTTCGTGTGCCCCTACTGCGACGGCTGGGAGCAGCGAGGCCGCCGCATCGTGGTACTCGCCGGCGGGCCGAACGCGGCCCACCAGGCCCAGCTCATGCGGCAGCTCTCCGACGAGGTCACGGTGCTCGCACAGGGCGTGGTGCTGTCGCCCGAGGTACGCGCGGGCCTCGTCGCGCGGGGCATCCGCGTCGACGATCGCGTGGCGACCTCCGTCGTCGCCGACGAGCGCGGCGAGCTGCGGGGCCTGCTGCTCGACGACGGCGCGGAACTGCCGGCCGACGCGCTCTTCATCGGCCCGGCGCCCCGCCCGAACGACGCGGTCGCCCGCCTGCTCGGCGCCGAGGTCGCGGCGCACCCGGCCGGCGGCGAGTTCCTCGTCGTCGACGCCATGGGCCGCACGAGCGCCCCCGGCGTCTGGGCCGCCGGCAACGTCACCGACCCGCGCTCGTCCGTGCCCTTCGCGATGGCCGCCGGCAACTTCGCGGGCGCGGCGATCAACGCCGACCTGGTCGAGGAGGACGTGCGCGCCGCCGTCGCGGCGGCGTGA
- a CDS encoding endonuclease/exonuclease/phosphatase family protein: MLAISYNLRKHRAISELAALDERYSPDVVCLQEADTADLAEDVGRLQLAHSTTGNRLGLAIYYRPDRLLPRSIRAFALKKSLHDRLLRPAHERLLGAKFVDLEHQRELIVASFHAAPLTALNSLRRHQIRSALGELQFLGPGLPTLMVGDYNYPVFKENLAEKVRESGYELTLSDSRTYTRYKFFRGHFDLATSAGFEMKRVETLPRGSSDHLPILVDAHYTDASAEAAEIDVVI; this comes from the coding sequence ATGCTGGCCATCAGCTACAACCTGCGCAAGCACCGCGCCATCTCCGAGCTCGCGGCGCTCGACGAGCGGTACTCCCCCGATGTCGTGTGCCTGCAGGAGGCCGACACCGCCGACCTCGCCGAAGACGTCGGCCGGCTCCAGCTGGCGCACTCGACGACGGGCAATCGGCTCGGCCTCGCGATCTATTACCGGCCCGACCGGCTGCTGCCGCGCTCGATCCGGGCGTTCGCGCTGAAGAAGTCGCTGCACGATCGGCTGCTGCGCCCCGCGCACGAACGGCTCCTCGGAGCCAAGTTCGTCGACCTCGAGCATCAGCGCGAGCTCATCGTGGCGTCCTTCCACGCGGCACCGCTCACGGCGCTCAACTCGCTCCGCCGGCACCAGATCCGCTCGGCGCTCGGCGAGCTGCAGTTCCTCGGGCCGGGGCTGCCGACCCTCATGGTCGGCGATTACAACTATCCCGTCTTCAAAGAGAACCTCGCCGAGAAGGTCCGCGAGTCGGGGTACGAGCTGACCCTCAGCGACAGCCGCACGTACACGCGGTACAAGTTCTTCCGCGGCCACTTCGACCTCGCGACGTCGGCGGGGTTCGAGATGAAGCGCGTCGAGACCCTGCCGCGCGGGTCATCCGATCACCTGCCGATCCTGGTCGACGCGCACTACACGGATGCCTCCGCCGAGGCGGCCGAGATCGACGTCGTGATCTGA
- a CDS encoding GNAT family N-acetyltransferase produces MTALDIRPGDLDDPRVVRLLEDHLTDMFATSPAESVHALDVSALAAPEVTFWTLSDGDAVLGCVALKELDPRHGELKSMRTDAAARGRGIGARMLEHVLGEAARRGYERLSLETGSQEFFAPARALYAKYGFRTTGPFADYRLDPNSVFMTLELDPA; encoded by the coding sequence GTGACCGCGCTCGACATCCGCCCCGGGGACCTCGACGACCCGCGAGTCGTCCGGCTCCTCGAAGACCACCTCACCGACATGTTCGCCACCTCCCCGGCGGAGAGCGTGCACGCGCTCGACGTGTCCGCCCTCGCCGCACCCGAGGTCACGTTCTGGACCCTCTCCGACGGCGACGCCGTGCTCGGCTGCGTCGCGCTGAAGGAGCTCGACCCCCGCCACGGCGAGCTCAAGTCGATGCGGACCGACGCAGCGGCACGCGGCCGCGGCATCGGGGCCCGCATGCTCGAGCACGTCCTCGGCGAGGCGGCTCGCCGCGGGTACGAACGGCTGAGCCTGGAGACGGGCTCCCAGGAGTTCTTCGCCCCGGCGCGCGCCTTGTACGCGAAGTACGGCTTCCGCACGACGGGCCCGTTCGCCGACTACCGCCTCGACCCGAACAGCGTCTTCATGACGCTCGAGCTCGACCCCGCCTGA